One genomic window of Pseudomonas sp. LFM046 includes the following:
- a CDS encoding outer membrane protein transport protein: MISRVFKTALALAVSAASSYTLAAGFALNEQSISAMGTAFSGRSSSADDATTVFGNPAGMARLKREQVSAGAAAIFAKTDIDDAHSTFGGTNDGDMVPTVAVPMGYYVKPIDDKWAFGLGVYAPFGLITDYESGFAGRYFADKSEVRVITVQPTVSYRINDQLSVGFGPTINRIDGELTSATLNRATPGQNDGQVKVKGDDTALGFNAGVLFELDPRTRFGLTYHSKVDYTLRGDTTLSGSAFGPLAGKYDATLDLETPESVDFSVTHDLNDTWTLYAGSTWTRWSRLEEIRVENKGRLPAALSTITEEQDWHDTWSYAVGAAYKLNRQWTLRAGLAYDQSPTRNEFRSPRIPSDDRKVFSLGAGWSPNDDVTIDVAYSYLKEDDADINQVSATKGAYRATYQNSAHGLGAQVTYRF; the protein is encoded by the coding sequence GTGATAAGCAGAGTCTTCAAGACCGCCCTCGCACTCGCCGTCAGCGCCGCTTCCAGCTACACCCTGGCCGCCGGTTTCGCCCTCAACGAACAAAGCATCAGCGCCATGGGCACCGCCTTCTCTGGCCGTTCGTCCTCTGCTGATGACGCCACCACTGTATTCGGCAACCCCGCCGGCATGGCCCGCCTCAAGCGCGAGCAAGTGAGTGCAGGCGCTGCGGCGATCTTCGCCAAGACCGATATCGACGATGCCCATAGCACCTTCGGCGGCACCAATGACGGCGACATGGTCCCCACCGTGGCCGTCCCCATGGGCTACTACGTCAAGCCGATCGACGACAAATGGGCCTTCGGCCTGGGCGTCTACGCCCCCTTCGGCCTGATCACCGACTATGAAAGCGGCTTTGCCGGCCGCTACTTCGCTGACAAAAGCGAAGTGCGCGTAATCACCGTCCAGCCCACCGTCAGCTACCGCATCAACGACCAGCTGTCCGTCGGCTTCGGCCCCACCATCAACCGCATTGACGGCGAGCTGACCTCCGCCACGCTCAACCGCGCTACCCCCGGCCAAAATGACGGCCAGGTGAAGGTCAAGGGCGACGACACCGCACTGGGTTTCAATGCCGGCGTGCTCTTCGAGCTGGACCCGCGCACCCGCTTCGGCCTGACCTACCACTCCAAGGTGGACTACACGCTGCGTGGCGACACTACCCTTAGCGGTAGCGCTTTCGGGCCCCTGGCCGGCAAGTACGATGCCACCCTGGATCTGGAGACCCCGGAGTCCGTCGACTTCTCCGTCACCCATGATCTGAACGACACCTGGACCCTCTACGCCGGCAGCACCTGGACCCGCTGGAGCCGCCTGGAAGAAATCCGCGTAGAGAACAAGGGCCGCCTGCCAGCGGCCCTCAGCACCATCACCGAAGAGCAGGACTGGCACGACACCTGGTCCTACGCCGTCGGCGCCGCCTACAAGCTGAACCGGCAGTGGACCCTGCGCGCCGGCCTGGCCTACGACCAGTCGCCGACCCGCAACGAGTTCCGCTCGCCGCGCATCCCCTCCGATGATCGCAAGGTCTTCAGCCTGGGGGCCGGCTGGAGCCCGAACGATGACGTGACCATCGACGTCGCCTACTCCTACCTGAAGGAAGATGACGCCGACATCAACCAGGTCAGTGCCACCAAGGGTGCCTACCGCGCCACCTACCAGAACAGCGCCCACGGCCTGGGGGCGCAGGTGACCTACCGCTTCTGA
- a CDS encoding sulfurtransferase gives MSLAQLISPAQLSARQDEPGLIILDCRFSLDDPAYGQRSYAESHIPKARFADLERDLSGPVTRGVTGRHPLPAPEALASRLRDWGIRADSTIVLYDDGPGAFAARAWWLLAWLGKREGVFLLDGGLKAWRDAEMCLTAVEPTVEPGDFQGQPDASLLVDADTLQQRLGDASLTLLDARALPRFKGEVEPIDPVAGHIPGARCAAFTDNLGADGRFLPAGELKQRFAAMIGERPLDDVVAYCGSGVTACHNLFALSLAGYPLARLYAGSWSEWITNPDRPLAKGD, from the coding sequence ATGTCGCTCGCACAACTCATCAGCCCCGCCCAACTCAGTGCCCGCCAGGACGAACCGGGCCTGATCATCCTCGACTGCCGCTTCTCCCTCGACGACCCGGCCTACGGTCAGCGCAGCTACGCCGAAAGCCACATCCCCAAAGCCCGCTTCGCCGACCTGGAACGCGACCTCTCCGGTCCGGTGACCCGTGGCGTGACCGGCCGCCACCCGCTGCCCGCTCCGGAAGCGCTGGCCTCGCGGCTGCGCGACTGGGGCATCCGGGCCGACAGCACCATCGTTCTCTACGACGACGGCCCCGGTGCTTTCGCCGCCCGTGCCTGGTGGCTGCTGGCCTGGCTGGGCAAACGCGAGGGTGTGTTCCTGCTGGATGGCGGCCTCAAGGCCTGGCGCGATGCCGAGATGTGCCTGACCGCCGTTGAACCGACCGTGGAACCGGGCGACTTCCAGGGGCAGCCCGATGCCAGCCTTCTGGTGGATGCCGACACCCTCCAGCAGCGCCTGGGGGACGCCAGCCTGACCCTGCTGGACGCCCGTGCCCTGCCACGCTTCAAGGGTGAAGTGGAACCGATCGACCCGGTGGCCGGACATATCCCCGGCGCCCGCTGCGCGGCCTTCACCGACAACCTCGGCGCCGATGGCCGCTTCCTCCCCGCCGGGGAACTGAAGCAGCGCTTCGCCGCCATGATCGGCGAACGCCCGCTGGACGACGTGGTCGCCTATTGCGGCTCCGGCGTCACCGCCTGCCACAACCTGTTCGCCCTGAGCCTCGCGGGCTACCCCCTGGCGCGGCTCTACGCCGGCTCCTGGAGCGAGTGGATCACCAATCCCGACCGCCCATTGGCCAAGGGCGACTGA
- the metC gene encoding cystathionine beta-lyase produces the protein MDDRKLHPETLLAHEGRERGQVGGTVNTPVFRASTLLFPTVEALQATHGTLNTYGRHGNPTTRSLEQALAELEGAYGAMLTPSGLSALTTALLATLKPGDHLLMTDSVYDPTRAFCDQTLKRFGIETTYYDPLIGGGISELMRPNTRVVFVESPGSLTFEVQDVPGIAEAAHAHGALVMLDNTWGTPVHFASFKHGVDISIHAATKYIVGHSDVLMGVIMTTEALFPQVRSFYKQLGLSVSADDAYLALRGLRTLSTRLERHQRNAEKITQWLAEQPEVAKILYPALPGAPGHELWKRDFTGACGLFGVVFKDVPEQAICAMLNGMQLFGMGFSWGGFESLILLTHPGAHRTATTWKAEGPLVRLHIGLEHPDDLIADLDAGLQRLRAACR, from the coding sequence GTGGACGACCGCAAACTGCACCCAGAAACACTGCTGGCCCATGAAGGCCGCGAACGCGGCCAGGTCGGTGGAACGGTGAACACGCCGGTCTTCCGCGCCTCCACCCTGCTCTTCCCCACGGTGGAGGCCCTGCAGGCGACCCACGGCACCCTCAATACCTACGGCCGTCACGGCAACCCCACCACCCGCTCCCTGGAGCAGGCCCTGGCAGAACTCGAAGGCGCCTACGGCGCCATGCTCACCCCCAGTGGACTGAGCGCCCTGACCACCGCCCTGCTGGCCACCCTCAAGCCCGGCGATCACCTGCTGATGACCGACTCGGTCTACGACCCGACCCGCGCCTTCTGCGACCAGACCCTGAAACGCTTCGGCATCGAGACCACCTACTACGATCCGCTGATCGGCGGCGGCATCTCCGAACTGATGCGCCCCAACACCCGCGTGGTGTTCGTCGAATCCCCCGGCTCCCTGACCTTCGAGGTGCAGGACGTGCCCGGCATCGCCGAAGCCGCCCATGCACACGGCGCCCTGGTGATGCTCGACAACACCTGGGGCACTCCCGTGCACTTCGCCTCGTTCAAGCATGGCGTGGACATCTCCATCCATGCCGCCACCAAGTACATCGTCGGCCACTCCGACGTACTGATGGGCGTGATCATGACCACCGAGGCGCTCTTCCCGCAGGTCCGCAGCTTCTACAAGCAGCTGGGGCTTTCGGTCAGCGCCGACGACGCCTACCTCGCCCTGCGCGGTCTGCGCACCCTGTCCACGCGCCTGGAGCGCCACCAGCGCAACGCGGAGAAGATCACACAGTGGCTGGCTGAACAGCCGGAAGTGGCGAAGATCCTCTATCCCGCACTGCCCGGCGCGCCGGGCCACGAGCTGTGGAAGCGCGACTTCACCGGCGCCTGCGGCCTCTTCGGGGTGGTGTTCAAGGACGTGCCGGAGCAGGCCATCTGCGCGATGCTCAATGGCATGCAACTGTTCGGCATGGGCTTCAGCTGGGGCGGTTTCGAAAGCCTGATCCTGCTGACCCATCCCGGCGCCCACCGCACCGCGACCACCTGGAAAGCGGAAGGCCCGCTGGTGCGCCTGCACATCGGCCTGGAGCATCCGGACGACCTGATCGCGGACCTCGACGCCGGTCTGCAGCGCCTGCGCGCCGCCTGCCGCTGA